The following coding sequences are from one Malaciobacter pacificus window:
- a CDS encoding ATP-binding protein, translating to MYENIIFLAFVMLFTSIFLSYLITSMITTPIIKLSKVSSEISNGDLSQRVDIKANDEIGYLAVTFNNMLNSLESSQKELKKAQFDLERRVELRTQELKNVNDSLEEKSKELKELNENLEYRVISEVSKRQKQEQLLIQQSKLAAMGEMIGNIAHQWRQPLNALSLVLQNIHFSYKINDLNDEFMDNSMQKANLLTNTMSNTIDDFRNFFKPNKEKKVFSLNENIIKTVSMVDSSLENNNIELIKNINQDVYIFGFPNEFSQVILNIINNAKDALIENNIENKKINIDLSKDLKYAYISIRDNAGGIPNNIIGKIYDPYFSTKEEGKGTGIGLYMSKTIIEENMQGYIFVENVDQGAKFTIKIPIKGES from the coding sequence ATGTATGAAAATATAATATTCTTAGCTTTTGTTATGTTATTTACTTCCATTTTTTTATCATATTTAATTACATCTATGATTACAACTCCAATTATAAAATTAAGTAAAGTTTCTTCTGAGATTTCAAATGGTGATTTATCACAAAGAGTAGATATAAAAGCTAATGATGAAATTGGCTATTTAGCAGTTACATTTAATAATATGTTAAACTCTTTAGAATCTTCCCAAAAAGAGTTAAAAAAAGCTCAATTTGATTTAGAAAGAAGAGTTGAATTAAGGACTCAAGAGTTAAAGAATGTAAATGACTCTTTAGAAGAAAAATCAAAAGAACTAAAAGAATTAAATGAGAATCTAGAGTATAGAGTTATTAGTGAAGTTTCAAAAAGACAGAAGCAAGAACAATTATTAATACAACAGTCTAAACTTGCAGCAATGGGAGAAATGATAGGTAATATTGCACACCAATGGAGACAACCATTAAATGCATTAAGCTTAGTTCTACAAAATATCCATTTCTCATATAAAATAAATGATTTAAATGATGAATTTATGGATAATTCAATGCAAAAAGCAAATCTGCTAACAAATACAATGTCAAATACAATTGATGATTTTAGGAATTTCTTTAAACCAAATAAAGAAAAAAAGGTTTTTTCTTTAAATGAAAATATCATAAAAACAGTATCAATGGTTGACTCGTCTTTAGAAAATAATAATATTGAATTAATAAAAAATATAAATCAAGATGTTTATATCTTCGGATTTCCTAATGAGTTTTCACAAGTTATTTTAAATATAATAAATAATGCAAAAGATGCATTAATAGAAAATAATATAGAAAATAAGAAAATTAACATAGATTTATCAAAGGATTTAAAGTATGCTTATATTAGCATAAGAGATAATGCAGGAGGCATACCCAATAATATTATAGGAAAAATTTACGATCCTTACTTTAGTACAAAAGAAGAAGGAAAAGGTACGGGTATTGGTTTATATATGTCTAAAACTATTATTGAAGAAAATATGCAAGGCTATATTTTTGTGGAAAATGTAGATCAAGGTGCAAAATTTACTATTAAAATACCTATTAAAGGAGAGAGTTAA